The proteins below come from a single Triticum aestivum cultivar Chinese Spring chromosome 5D, IWGSC CS RefSeq v2.1, whole genome shotgun sequence genomic window:
- the LOC123122356 gene encoding protein DETOXIFICATION 40 codes for MAADSKLQSPLLPPPAGSEGEEGHGEASKRLESILSDESVPWARRMCAATAVEMRMLVRLAAPAVLVYMINYLMSMSTQIFSGHLGTLELAAASLGNTGIQVFAYGLMLGMGSAVETLCGQAYGANKFDMLGIYMQRSTVLLMATGIPLAVLYAFSRPILILLGESPEIASAAAIFVYGLIPQIFAYAANFPIQKFMQAQSIMAPSAYISTATLAVHLVLSYLVVYKFGLGLLGASLMLSVSWWIIVIGQFIYIVTSSRCRLTWTGFSVQAFSGLPEFFKLSLASAIMLCLETWYFQILVLIAGLLKDPEMALASLSVCMTISGWVFMISVGFNAAASVRVSNELGAGNPKSAAFSVVVVTVLSFILAAIISIVILFFRDYISYIYTGGDDVAAAVSKLTPLLALTLILNGIQPVLSGVAVGCGWQAFVAYVNVGCYYVVGIPLGCLLGFYFDLGAAGIWSGMIGGTFMQTVILVWVTVRTDWNKEVAEARKRLNKWEGNKMPLLAGQE; via the exons ATGGCTGCGGACAGCAAGCTGCAGagcccgctgctgccgccgccggccgGCAGCGAGGGCGAggaggggcacggggaggccaGCAAGCGGCTGGAGAGCATCCTGAGCGACGAGTCGGTGCCGTGGGCGCGGCGGATGTGCGCGGCGACGGCGGTGGAGATGCGGATGCTGGTGCGGCTGGCGGCGCCGGCCGTGCTGGTGTACATGATCAACTACCTCATGTCCATGTCCACGCAGATCTTCTCCGGCCACCTGGGCACGCtggagctcgccgccgcctccctcggcaACACCGGCATCCAGGTCTTCGCCTACGGCCTCATG CTTGGCATGGGGAGCGCGGTGGAGACTCTATGTGGGCAGGCGTACGGCGCGAACAAGTTCGACATGCTGGGCATCTACATGCAACGCTCCACTGTCCTGCTCATGGCCACCGGCATCCCGCTCGCCGTCCTCTACGCGTTCTCCCGCCCCATTCTCATCCTCCTCGGCGAGTCCCCCGAGATAGCCAGCGCCGCGGCCATCTTCGTCTACGGCCTCATCCCACAGATCTTTGCCTACGCCGCCAACTTCCCCATCCAGAAGTTCATGCAGGCGCAGAGCATCATGGCGCCCAGTGCCTACATCTCCACGGCCACGCTTGCCGTCCACCTCGTCCTCAGCTACCTCGTCGTCTACAAGTTTGGGCTGGGGCTTCTGGGCGCCTCGCTCATGCTCAGCGTCAGCTGGTGGATCATCGTCATTGGGCAGTTCATCTATATCGTCACCAGCAGCCGGTGCCGCCTCACGTGGACTGGGTTCTCCGTCCAGGCGTTCTCCGGGTTGCCCGAGTTTTTCAAGCTGTCCCTGGCCTCCGCCATCATGCTCTGCCTCGAGACTTGGTACTTCCAGATACTGGTGCTCATTGCTGGCCTCCTCAAGGACCCCGAAATGGCTCTCGCATCGCTCTCTGTCTG CATGACCATTTCAGGATGGGTGTTCATGATCTCAGTTGGATTCAATGCAGCAGCTAG CGTGAGGGTGAGCAATGAGCTTGGCGCGGGCAACCCCAAGTCGGCGGCGTTCTCGGTGGTGGTGGTGACGGTGCTGTCGTTCATCTTGGCGGCGATAATCTCGATAGTCATCCTGTTCTTCCGTGACTACATCAGTTACATTTACACGGGGGGCGACGATGTGGCGGCAGCGGTGTCCAAGCTGACGCCGCTCCTGGCGCTCACCCTCATCCTCAACGGCATCCAGCCAGTATTGTCAG GGGTGGCCGTGGGGTGTGGGTGGCAAGCGTTCGTCGCCTACGTCAACGTCGGCTGCTACTACGTCGTCGGCATCCCTCTTGGCTGCCTCCTCGGCTTCTACTTCGACCTCGGTGCGGCG GGCATATGGAGCGGTATGATTGGAGGTACCTTTATGCAGACTGTGATCCTGGTGTGGGTTACCGTGAGGACCGACTGGAACAAAGAG GtggccgaagcgaggaaaagattgAACAAATGGGAAGGCAACAAGATGCCTCTATTAGCAGGCCAAGAATGA